One part of the Aspergillus luchuensis IFO 4308 DNA, chromosome 5, nearly complete sequence genome encodes these proteins:
- a CDS encoding RTA1 domain-containing protein (COG:S;~EggNog:ENOG410PJXJ;~InterPro:IPR007568;~PFAM:PF04479;~TransMembrane:7 (o36-56i63-84o96-121i142-163o183-208i229-251o271-299i);~go_component: GO:0016021 - integral component of membrane [Evidence IEA]), whose translation MTNTTTNSTTSLSPSDYCTLTTCPLSSAYINYIPSLAGNIIYAAIFTTLLIAQLILGIRYRTWGYLTGLSGGLLLEIIGYVGRIQMHYNPFRFTPYLEYLICLTIAPALLSASIYICLTRIITLYCGATKNYGLSLLQPKTYTYLFITCDLISLTLQAAGGAITSTADADQADLAQTGVNIMIAGLASQVVSLVLFMGLCGEFAYRVWKKKNFYRLNGDARMRDIRGNRLWRGFLGGLSLATITIFIRSVFRVAELKGGFHSKLANDEVEFMVLEGAMIVLATSAMTVMHPGFCFGGLWTQTAKWCRG comes from the exons ATGACCAACACGACGACGAACAGCACAAcatccctctccccctccgacTACTgcaccctcaccacctgccctctctcctccgcctaCATCAACtacatcccctccctcgccGGCAACATCATCTACGccgccatcttcaccaccctcctcatcgcCCAACTCATCCTCGGAATCCGCTACCGCACCTGGGGCTACCTCACCGGTCTCTCCGGCGGTCTTCTCCTAGAGATAATCGGCTATGTAGGGCGTATTCAAATGCACTATAACCCGTTCAGATTCACTCCTTACCTTGA ATACCTGATATGTTTAACCATTGCAccagccctcctctccgcttccATCTACATCTGCCTCACGCGAATCATAACCCTCTACTGCGGCGCCACCAAAAACTatggcctctccctcctccaaccaaaaACCTACACCTACCTCTTCATCACCTGCGACCTCATCTCCCTAACCCTCCAAGCCGCCGGCGGCGCAATCACCTCCACCGCGGACGCAGACCAAGCGGATCTCGCCCAGACAGGGGTGAATATCATGATTGCGGGGTTAGCTAGTCAGGTTGTGTCCCTGGTGTTGTTTATGGGTCTGTGTGGCGAGTTTGCCTACCGCgtgtggaagaagaagaatttcTATAGACTTAATGGGGATGCTAGGATGAGGGATATTAGAGGGAATAGGTTGTGGAGGGGTTTCTTGGGTG GTCTATCCCTCGCAACAAtaaccatcttcatccgctcCGTATTCAGAGTCGCCGAGTTGAAAGGCGGATTCCATAGTAAACTTGCCAACGACGAGGTGGAGTTCATGGTGTTGGAGGGCGCGATGATTGTCTTGGCTACGTCGGCTATGACGGTGATGCATCCGGGGTTTTGCTTTGGTGGGTTGTGGACGCAGACGGCGAAGTGGTGTCGAGGGTGA
- a CDS encoding oxidoreductase, short-chain dehydrogenase/reductase family (COG:S;~EggNog:ENOG410Q1MS) — MPGVAITMDVWSSGHGSIHQQAAMNSISTSSIPPGLDPDPLQLSTTSPAMCQPAFPGTLSLHHYRKQLSDSDAFAFDSPEGHILKRKNAAIHLNQTPMYPHHSAHPFSVSSAASSPPPLSPSYSPSAMSEQGPESLRGFALSPNVELHSSDSPIYSRSNPHRLLDTFRDRLEKYPDSNPDQEGSFHKHTRTRSDSILFNMKNRTATVIDHGTSFEIVNPHESLNFARIVSFIEDVDAYSARDSTGHHRESYIETTEERLTISEEDYLRAIAPLSPAPEEDEQKVHEELVGDTPHQPIPSISERLQNKDSEDMESRYSRSPNYTQRRPPPLRPRAWTDESDLGEPGSPIHEDGDYPSPMSYARPSTAPFPSDGQMYPTSPVSPLAGYYDMNLWQGGSPLQDGPGIPHPLYSNPPSPYASPSPFPSPHQTQKIHIHHNISKRSLEKRKKNNKANAGPLNPFKRLYSMFRKKRQ; from the exons ATGCCTGGCGTGGCCATAACCATGGATGTCTGGTCCTCGGGCCATGGATCTATACACCAACAAGCCGCTATGAACTCAatctcgacatcatcaattCCCCCCGGTCTCGACCCTGACCCTCTACAGTTATCTACCACGAGTCCGGCCATGTGCCAGCCCGCATTTCCAGGAACATTGTCCCTCCACCACTATCGCAAACAACTCTCCGACAGCGACGCCTTTGCCTTTGACAGTCCAGAGGGACACATCTTGAAGCGCAAAAACGCTGCTATACACCTAAATCAGACCCCGATGTATCCGCATCATTCCGCGCATCCGTTCTCCGTGTCGTCTGCGGCATCGAGTCCTCCCCCGTTGTCCCCATCTTACTCGCCGAGCGCAATGAGTGAGCAGGGGCCAGAGAGTCTCCGGGGGTTTGCTT TGTCGCCAAATGTAGAACTACATTCGTCGGACAGCCCGATATACTCTAGATCGAACCCTCACAGACTACTG GACACATTTCGTGACAGATTGGAAAAATACCCGGACTCAAATCCAGACCAGGAAGGGTCCTTTCATAAGCACACCCGAACCCGCTCAGACTCAATCCTATTCAATATGAAAAATCGGACTGCAACCGTTATTGATCATGGCACATCATTCGAAATCGTCAATCCTCATGAATCCCTCAACTTTGCTCGAATAGTCTCGTTTATCGAGGATGTCGACGCTTATTCAGCTCGCGACTCGACCGGCCACCACCGGGAATCTTACATAGAGACGACTGAAGAGCGGCTGACGATATCTGAAGAAGATTACCTTCGGGCTATTGCACCATTGAGCCCagcgccagaagaagatgaacagAAAGTCCACGAAGAGCTCGTGGGCGATACTCCGCACCAGCCTATACCATCCATCTCCGAGCGCCTACAGAACAAAGACTCCGAAGACATGGAATCACGGTACTCACGATCCCCAAATTACACACAACGTCGGCCGCCACCATTGCGACCGAGGGCTTGGACCGATGAAAGCGATTTGGGGGAGCCGGGTTCCCCCATCCACGAAGACGGTGATTACCCGTCGCCAATGTCATATGCACGTCCATCGACGGCTCCGTTTCCAAGTGACGGACAAATGTACCCAACATCGCCAGTTTCACCCCTAGCAGGGTACTACGACATGAACCTCTGGCAGGGAGGTTCTCCCCTCCAAGACGGACCTGGCATACCCCATCCGCTATACTCGAACCCTCCGTCCCCCTACGCCAGCCCATCACCGTTCCCCTCGCCACACCAGACGCAAaaaatccacatccaccacaacaTATCCAAACGCTCGCTCGAGAAACGcaaaaagaacaacaagGCCAATGCGGGGCCACTAAACCCGTTTAAACGGCTATACAGCATGTTTCGAAAGAAACGGCAGTAA
- a CDS encoding uncharacterized protein (COG:S;~EggNog:ENOG410PYUF): MFEDFSFSSPSSTRPSRLALDGDDRLMVDSDSSLISPMSSRCPSPRSHRFPRTASRSRSSYFRSAQQPPTSVPFSAYDHKRLSISTLTRKLHEHTLQNPNGLQPEEAGRFDRPASPTPSDLGISSKFPGYVLTPPDTDHDDESLTSGSLSPQSCSPFLSPTSVPADFPAADNIDLNGNATTAAPSSDAWTVRAQRQQISRLQCNQSDVEAIRRALVSDDEIMRSTICRDSICEEDYHPSSLPPQTSPRRRALTLSRNRFRGQASSAASAESAGPETRARRKSSVSALASSHRIEKSYHCSSRDMHKKNEQGLRRKSLVSAALASMVEQGPEE, encoded by the coding sequence ATGTTCGAggacttctccttctcgtctcCGTCGTCTACCAGGCCCTCGCGCCTGGCGCTCGATGGCGATGACCGCCTCATGGTCGACAGCGACAGTTCCCTCATCTCTCCCATGTCGTCGCGCTGTCCCTCCCCGCGCTCCCATCGCTTCCCCCGGACCGcgtctcgctctcgctccTCATACTTCCGCTCCGCACAGCAGCCACCCACCTCCGTGCCTTTCTCTGCCTACGATCACAAGCGGCTCTCTATCAGCACTCTGACGCGGAAACTTCACGAGCACACCCTCCAAAACCCGAACGGCCTGCAGCCCGAAGAAGCCGGTCGCTTCGATCGCCCGGCCTCCCCCACTCCATCGGATCTGGGCATTTCGTCCAAGTTCCCCGGCTACGTCCTCACCCCGCCAGACACAGATCACGATGACGAGTCCCTGACTTCGGGTTCCCTCTCTCCGCAATCCTGCTCGCCGTTCCTGAGCCCTACCTCCGTGCCCGCAGACTTCCCCGCAGCCGACAACATCGATCTGAACGGCAACGCCACTACAGCCGCTCCATCGTCAGACGCCTGGACCGTCCGGGCCCAGAGACAGCAGATCTCCCGTCTACAATGCAACCAGTCTGACGTGGAGGCGATTCGTCGTGCTCTGGTGTCCGATGATGAGATCATGCGTTCGACCATATGCAGGGACTCCATCTGTGAAGAGGACTATCACCCCAGTTCACTACCGCCGCAGACTTCGCCGCGGAGACGTGCCCTGACTTTGTCGCGGAATCGGTTCCGTGGCCAGGCTTCTTCAGCCGCGTCAGCGGAATCAGCTGGTCCGGAGACCCGGGCACGTCGGAAGAGCAGCGTCAGTGCGTTGGCGTCGTCACATCGCATCGAGAAGAGCTATCACTGCTCGTCGCGAGATATGCACAAGAAGAACGAGCAGGGCTTGAGACGGAAGAGCCTTGTGAGTGCGGCGTTGGCGTCTATGGTGGAGCAGGGGCCAGAGGAGTAA
- a CDS encoding glycosyltransferase family 32 protein (COG:M;~EggNog:ENOG410PVCT;~InterPro:IPR029044,IPR007577;~PFAM:PF04488;~TransMembrane:2 (i259-281o330-350i)): MTPRSTLKTIRNHILHQAARCHASLPHISLAPRLQIIVTKARQGPFICCLSFYLLSTGLSWLISTIQFSSQLHAHTLSSDILYAYETPPSKITTKPYHWAPPPSSPLNITSPSSIPPIIHRIWRGDLTKSIPEEYINASTSCHVQNPTYEQYIWTDTTSRQFIEAYFPWFAPIYNDHLLPMQRVDVLRYFLLWHYGGVYLDPEIGCQWTLDSLLMGTEQDGKVLLPQHWPYGVGNEFIASKPNHPFVIKVALSVHEHRWGFVPAYAMAFVSAGAVLVSRVLGVWLSAVGGGVGIVPGNMYEGTEEAVFMRFVERPRGDEVAVSEWFFGNWVGWCAAGIALGVMGLVVFGVRREPRKQGYTPV; encoded by the coding sequence ATGACTCCCCGCTCAACACTCAAGACCATTCGCAATCATATCCTGCACCAAGCTGCACGCTGCCACGCTTCTCTTCCACACATTTCCCTAGCACCCAGACTCCAAATCATAGTCACCAAGGCCCGCCAGGGTCCCTTTATCTGCTGTCTCAGCTTCTACCTCCTCTCGACTGGTCTCTCATGGCTCATCTCAACAATACAATTCTCCTCTCAATTACACGCTCACACCCTCTCTTCTGATATCCTTTACGCATATGAAACACCACCTTCAAAAATCACCACAAAACCATACCACTGggcacctccaccatcatcacctcttAATAtcacctctccctcatccattccccccatcatccaccgcaTATGGCGCGGTGACCTCACCAAGTCCATCCCCGAAGAATACATCAACGCCAGCACCTCCTGCCACGTCCAGAACCCCACATACGAGCAATACATCTGGACCGACACAACATCTCGTCAGTTCATCGAGGCATACTTTCCCTGGTTTGCACCCATATACAATGACCACCTTCTCCCTATGCAGCGCGTCGACGTGCTACGGtacttcctcctctggcATTACGGGGGCGTGTACCTGGACCCTGAGATTGGGTGCCAGTGGACGTTGGACTCCTTGTTAATGGGTACAGAGCAAGATGGCAAGGTGCTGCTGCCTCAGCACTGGCCGTACGGGGTCGGAAATGAGTTCATCGCGAGTAAGCCGAACCATCCGTTTGTGATCAAGGTGGCGTTGAGTGTGCATGAGCATCGATGGGGATTTGTGCCGGCGTATGCTATGGCTTTTGTGAGTGCGGGGGCGGTGTTGGTGAGTCGGGTGCTGGGAGTGTGGTTGTCTGctgttgggggtggagtaGGCATTGTGCCCGGGAATATGTATGAGGGGACTGAAGAGGCAGTCTTTATGAGGTTTGTCGAGAGGCCACGTGGTGATGAGGTTGCAGTGTCGGAGTGGTTCTTTGGGAATTGGGTGGGTTGGTGTGCGGCTGGGATTGCGCTTggggtgatggggttggtggtgtttggggtgaggagggagccGAGGAAGCAGGGGTATACTCCGGTGTAG
- a CDS encoding Zn(II)2Cys6 transcription factor (COG:S;~EggNog:ENOG410PUSJ;~InterPro:IPR036864,IPR001138;~PFAM:PF00172;~go_function: GO:0000981 - DNA-binding transcription factor activity, RNA polymerase II-specific [Evidence IEA];~go_function: GO:0008270 - zinc ion binding [Evidence IEA];~go_process: GO:0006355 - regulation of transcription, DNA-templated [Evidence IEA]) produces MAHLIQSELSRPRGRYSNGSVRTCQNCARAKIRCIRHGATGSCDRCERLGKECHFPESRSTNGGIKRDSKDKRIDLLEAKVDQLLATSVCPLPRNSSTTEESPASTASQSKDAIDKGLLTVGAANMLLNKFRATLMPHCPFVVIPPQTSAESLRRDKPFLFLTILTATLYDNMPLQRMLEKEVKKKISDCMIFDGPVSFEVLQGLLVHIAWCQYHSRPRRFSQYLHLAISIITDLQLDRAPEYRLWRTRVNFNPEEHKESVSWGHDERRAVLGIFFFSSSVSQILHKQCTFSYMPYFDECCKHLATDAEYASDQHLLHIVQLQRLSEKITSISAQNILGTHGPGSSSERSFRGMKLELEQYRASLPCPLHENNILFMQYYTAELYLCQISLFDNKPSTQSPRREVSFQIEALRMGLVAAKALLDYYVCLPLRSEMAFNNAIWIQIGFALTLASKLVVAASEPSIQPHTAELCRALDISSMLSRCILRMQALVTSSMDASGDRDVFYHYEQRLKRVQWWFENRMLPRQKSDSFQPPVQPSNMSPSGAENNHLESAQLPLDGLNDYAVIPREVYDMQWPGFFPDATIDEILVDWMEYTKASEQRLR; encoded by the exons ATGGCTCACTTGATCCAATCTGAGCTTTCCCGTCCCAGGGGCCGGTATTCTAACGGCTCAGTAAGGACATGTCAGAATTGTGCCAGGGCCAAGATACGGTGCATCCGCCACGGGGCTACCGGGAGCTGCGATCG ATGCGAACGCCTAGGGAAAGAGTGTCATTTCCCAGAGTCTCGAAGCACAAATGGAGGGATCAAGAGAGATAGCAAGGACAA GAGGATCGATCTACTCGAAGCCAAAGTCGACCAGTTGCTAGCGACGTCGGTATGCCCACTCCCG AGAAATAGCAGCACAACCGAGGAAAGTCCTGCAAGCACTGCATCACAATCCAAAGATGCCATTGACAAAGGCTTGCTTACCGTGGGCGCCGCCAATATGCTGCTGAATAAATTCCGCGCGACGCTTATGCCTCATTGTCCATTCGTAGTCATCCCACCACAGACCTCTGCTGAGAGCCTCAGGAGAGACAAGccgtttcttttccttacCATCTTGACGGCTACTCTGTATGACAACATGCCTCTGCAGCGTATGCTCGAAAaagaggtgaagaagaagattagcGACTGCATGATCTTCGATGGACCAGTCTCATTCGAGGTGCTGCAAGGGCTGCTAGTCCACATTGCATG GTGTCAATATCATTCACGGCCACGCCGGTTCTCGCAATATCTGCATCTTGCGATCAGCATTATCACGGACCTGCAATTGGATCGCGCGCCTGAATATCGGCTCTGGAGGACTCGAGTGAACTTTAATCCGGAAGAACACAAAGAGTCGGTGTCTTGGGGGCATGATGAGAGACGGGCCGTTCTCggaattttctttttttcatcgAG CGTTTCGCAAATCCTACACAAGCAGTGCACCTTTTCGTACATGCCATATTTTGATGAATGCTGCAAGCACTTGGCCACAGATGCCGAGTATGCCTCCGACCAGCACCTACTCCATATAGTGCAGCTTCAACGGCTTTCGGAGAAGATCACTTCTATCTCAGCACAGAACATTCTAGGGACCCACGGTCCTGGCTCAAGCAGTGAGCGTTCTTTTCGTGGGATGAAACTAGAGCTGGAGCAATATCGGGCTAGTCTACCGTGTCCGTTGCATGAGAACA ATATCCTTTTCATGCAATACTATACGGCCGAACTGTATCTTTGCCAGATCAGTTTGTTCGATAATAAGCCCAGTACACAGAGCCCAAGACGTGAAGTTTCATTTCAGATCGAGGCTCTCCGGATGGGTCTCGTTGCGGCCAAAGCTCTACTTGACTACTACGTCTGCCTCCCGTTGCGCAGTGAAATGGCGTTCAACAACGCCATATGGATTCAGATTGGCTTCGCGCTGACTCTTGCCAGCAAACTTGTTGTGGCAGCGTCGGAGCCTTCGATACAGCCTCACACGGCGGAGTTGTGCCGTGCATTAGACATATCCAGCATGCTTAGTCGGTGCATCCTTCGCATGCAGGCACTGGTTACGTCTAGTATGGATGCCTCCGGTGACCGGGATGTGTTCTACCACTATGAACAGCGTCTGAAGCGAGTTCAGTGGTGGTTTGAAAATCGGATGTTACCAAGACAGAAGAGTGATTCCTTTCAGCCTCCAGTACAACCTAGTAACATGAGCCCATCCGGAGCTGAGAACAATCACCTTGAATCCGCGCAGCTGCCACTGGATGGATTAAATGACTATGCAGTGATACCCCGCGAAGTATACGATATGCAATGGCCTGGTTTCTTTCCTGACGCAACAATTGATGAGATCCTCGTTGACTGGATGGAGTACACGAAGGCGTCTGAGCAGCGCTTGCGCTGA